Genomic segment of Nostoc sp. TCL240-02:
AATTACTTTTATTTAACCTTCGCTTACCCTAACTTCTCATGGAATATGGAAAATCTTGCTTCCATTTTTCTGTAATGCGAGGGTATAGTGTACACATAAGTCCTAAAAACCTAGCTTCATAAGTTTTTACTCGTTCTCATCCTCTACATCGGAACTAAACAAGCTATTTTCCCAGACAGGGATGTGGCAGAGAATCCACAACAAACTTTTTATCTAATGAAACCTGAGCTTCTGAGTTATTCCTAGATTGCCGTAGGATATAGAGCCATACAGTTCAGATAAGACCAAAACACTTGTAGAGACGGCGATAAATCGCCGTCTCAAAACCCACGATTTTGTACAAATAGCGCTAAACCCAAGCGTATTGGGATATATGGCGTTTTGATTGAGTGCAATTTTCACCCAGAATTTGTATAAGGAACAAAAAATTAGTACATCAGCGTCTGTATTTATATCTGTTTCAGGACAAATATACTAAATTAATTCCAACTGGTGAAGTACTGGAATTATATATTTTATTGCCTATACGTGGTTGGATACTATTTCCCAGTTCTATAACTATTGAGTAACATCGCTATATTACGATGAAAACCATGCTGAAAAAATACCTTAACACCAATCAAGCACGAATTTTCACTGCTTTGATTTTGACTGGAATTTTGTCTGTAACTAGCAGTTTAACGCTTATCAAAGATGCGACGGGGGCTTCTGCTAACCTCTCGTTAGAAACAAACAATGAAGTCCTCAAAGATAATATTAAACCAAATCGCTTGCCACGTCCAGTAGCTAAGGCGGTACTGCGAGATTTAGCCCGCAAACAGGGAATTTTTACTAGCCAACTGCAAATTATTGATTATAGTCAACAGACTTGGCGCAATGGTTGCTTGGAACTGCCCCAATCGGATGAAATCTGCACCCAAGCGTTAGTTCCTGGTTGGCGGATTGTGGTATCTAATGGCAAAAAAAACTGGGTTTATCATACCAATAACAATGGGCGATCGCTACGTTTAGCTTCGGCAAATACTCCTTCTAACAATCTGCCAGATGAATTACCTGCGTCTGTAAAAAATGCTGTTTTGCAAGCTGCATCCAGACGTTTGCAACAGCCAATTTCTCAGCTAACCATCATTCAAGTTCAATCGCAAACTTGGAGAGATAGCTGTTTAGAATTAGCTAATGCTGATGAATTCTGTACCCAAGCTTTGGTATCAGGCTGGCGAGTAGTTGTTGGTGCGGTTGACCAAACCTTGGTTTATCATACTAATCAAACAGGTTCCGCAGTCAGACTGAACCAAAAGGCTAACGAAGGTACACTGTCCCCTGTGCAAATTCCAGCCAGCGAGTTACCACCACCGTTAGATCGAGATATAGTATTTCGGCAAATCTCCAGTGGCGGTTTTGCTGGTAGAACCTACCAGACTGTCTTACTCAAAGATGGGCGATTGATTCGCGTGCGGATTGGTGATGCCAATGATTCGGAACGCAGTGTTCGCAGCGTTTCTGTGCAACAGGTGCAACAATTTCAGAGATATTTGGAACGCTCTAATTTTAGTAAATTCCAAAATTTAAGTTACCCAGCCCCCAGTGGTGCTGCTGATTATATCACCTTCACTCTTACCAGCCAAAAGGGTACAGTTCAGTACAATGATATTTCTCGAAATAACCTGCCAACGAATTTACAAGCAGCAGTCAAAGCCTGGAATCAACTCGTAGCCAGCGCCCAATAAATGATCAACCTCAGCAATGGGATTAAATAGCGATTGTTTTAGCGCTTACAATCGAAACGATCGCTATTTATGCTGATTGTTCATAATTTGATGATGTTTCTAGCAAATGATGAAAAGGTTTATCAAGTGGTGTGTTGATCATTCTTGGTGGAATATTCGCCAAAGCAGAAAGTCGGGGTTATTTGCCGTTATCGTTACCTTAAGTGTGGTAGCTACGGTGATGCTATCGTTCCCATTGAACGCTCAAATTAATCTGCCGCCAAAACTAGCATCTGAGTTAAGGGGAGTATGGTTAACAAATATTGATAGTGATGTATTATTTGAGCGCGATCGCCTCAAGGGATCTTTGCAACGCCTTGATGAACTCAATTTTAATACCATATATCCGGCGGTTTGGAATTGGGGATATACATTGTATCCCAGCAAAGTTGCCCAAAAAGTAATTGGGCGATCGCTCGATCCCACACCCGGATTACAAGGGCGAGATATCCTCAAAGAAATTGTCGATGTGGGACATCAAAAAGGGCTAACAGTGATTCCCTGGTTTGAATTTGGCTTCATGGCACCAGCCGACTCTCTCTTAGCTAAAAATCGCCCCCAATGGCTTACTAGTCGCAGCGACGGGACTCGGATTGTCCAAGAAGGCACGCATAACCGTGTTTGGCTAAATCCCTTTCGCCCAGAAGTACAACAATTTATCCAAGATTTAATCGTTGAAATTGTCAGAAACTACAATATTGACGGCATTCAATTTGATGACCATTTTGGCTTACCATCAGAATTAGGTTACGATGCTTACACAGTGGCACTTTACAAAAAAGAACACCGTGGTAAAGCTCCCTCCAAAAATTTTAGAGATCCAGAATGGGTGCGTTGGAGAGCCAACAAAATCACCGAGTTTATGAAACGGGTATTCAAAACTATCAAAGCTACTAAAAAAGATTGCCTAGTTTCCATTGCGCCCAATCCTCAACGTTTTTCTTACGAGTTCTTTTTAGCGGACTGGCAAAAGTGGGAACGGTTGGGAATCGTTGAAGACTTAGTTTTGCAGATATATCGTGATGATTTAAATGTTTTTGTTAACGAATTAGAATATCCAGAAGTAAAAGCGGCAAAAAGGCATATTCCAGTGAGTGTGGGCATTTTAGCTGGGTTAAAAAACCGATCTGTGCCGATGCAACAGATTCAGACACAAGTGCAAAAAATCCGCGATCGCAATTTTGCTGGAGTCTCCTTCTTTTTCTATGAATCCCTCTGGAATATGGGCAAAGAAAAGCCACAAGAACGTCAAACTGGCTTCCAGAAGGTTTTCCCCACACCTGTAGCTTACCCGAATTTGCTAGCAGGTTGGAAACCATTTAGTTAATAGTCATTTGTCCTTGGTTATTGGTCATTAGTCATTGGTACTAATGACTTCGATTTCTCCACGGCTTTTTATGAAAATAAGTGAAGCCTGCGTTCAGTCGGTGAACACTCTAAAAATTTGGGATGTTACTCATGATCAGACGCTTACACAGCCGTAAAATTTCCTTAGTGGCTATGCTTACGCTTGTAATATGCCTTACTCTGGTAAGCGTGCGTTCATTTGGGCAAACAATTATGACATCAGCACCCCAACTGCTCACCGATCCATTTTTACAACTGCCAACTGAAACCTCAGTGCAAGTAGTTTGGTTCACTGAGTTTGCTGGTGTTAACCACACAGTAACTTACGGTGAAAATCTTAAACAAACTGCTAAGGCAAATACTACCAAACTCAATCGCACTCGTGAAGACCAGCAATCAAGAGTTGGAAGCCAAACTAAAGATGGGCAAGTTTATCAAAAACCAGTTCAGCGCGACATTTGGCGACATGAGGCTGAGGTAGGTGGGTTAACTCCTGGAGTCCGGGTAAATTATCGTGTCACCAGTGTGCGAGAAGACGGTGAGAGTGCTAGTAGTGATGTTTTTACCCTTGCAGCTACTCCCAAACCAGATACACCACTAAAAATTTTACTTACCTCAGATCATCAATTAAAGCCGATGACAGCAGCAAATCTGCAAAAGGTGGTAGAAACAGTTGGACGAGTTGATGGGGTGTGGTTTGCTGGTGATTTAGTTAATATTAGCGATCGCGCCTCAGAATGGTTTGATGATAATAGTGGTGGGGCGTTGTTTCCCGGCTTACAAGGTCGTGCTACTTATGAAATGACGCACAACGACATTAAGACAACTTACACTGGTGGACAAATAATTCAACACGCACCTATGTTTACTTGTATTGGTAATCATGAGGTGATGGGGCGATTTGCCAGGATGGGAAGTTTAGATGGTGAATTTGATGATACAATTCCTCGTACAGTTGCTCAAAAAATCTATCAAGACAAATCTTTAATAGATAATTCTTTTAATACTAATACCTACGAAGAGATTTTCTCTTTACCAAAAAGTAAAGAGGGTGGAAAAAGGTATTATGCAGTCAGTTTTGGGGATGTGCGTTTAGTGGTACTGTACGCTACAAATATGTGGCGAACTCCCAGCTTAGATGGAAAGCGTAAGGGTAGATATCTAGAAGCTGAAAAGGATTCAAATAATCCTGAAAACTGGGGTTATGGACAGCTAATTTATGAGCCAATTGCTCAAGGGAGCAAGCAGTATAATTGGCTAGAAGCAGAACTCAACAGCCCTGAATTTAAACAAGCAAAATACAAAGTTGTGATGTTCCATCATCCTCCCCATACTCTGGGTGATAATATCGTTCCTGCTTATACAGAACCTGTTCAAATAATTGAACGGGAGGGTAATAATATTAAAGCAGTGCGTTACGAATACTCGAAAGATGCAGATTATATTATCCGTGATGTTGTGCCTTTATTAGAAGCGGCTAATGTGCAATTGGTATTCTATGGGCATTCTCATTTGTGGAACCGTTTTGTTAGTCCCAGTGGAATGCACTTTCTAGAAACATCTAATGTGGGCAATACTTACGGCGCTGCTTGGGGTGACAGAAAGCGAGAAGTGCCAATTGGATATCAAGAGGATTATGTTAAGGTTGGCGATCCCAATGGTTTGGAACCAATAGTGCCCACAATTTCCCCTTTGTTGGGTGAAGATGGTAAGCCGATGCCTTATATTTCGAGTAATAATATTACGGTTTTTAGTATTTTTGATACGGGGGCGGGGACAATAAGTAGTTATCGCTTTGACACTCGCAAACCTGATTCGGAAGTAGTGAAGTTTGATGAATTTAAGTTGAAATATAGCAATCCTATCTGATTTGTGAAAATTGGTGGATTTAGCTCCCCAACTTATTTCATAAGTCGGGGATTTTGTTGTTTGCAAATGATTAAGGATTGCTATAGAGTAATACGGTTCAGTTATGGCTAAAACTTTTTATTAAAGTCAATTTTTTTAACGAACCGCAGAGGCGCAGAGAACACAGAGAGAAGAAAGAAGTTATTAATCCATGCTATTGGATTATAAGCTGCTAATCGCATCAGCAAATAGTCCAGAAACAAAGGGCAAAATAGCCTGACTCTTAGCCTGCACTTTACCTTCAGTAAACACCACTAAGAGGTAAGGGCGCTGTTCTGGTAACTCAATATACGCTGCATCATGACGAACTTGACTTGTCCAGCCTGCTTTTGACCAAATTTGAGCATTTTTAGGAAGTCCACCACCTAAAAAACCTGTTACTTGATTTTCCTCGGTGTCAGTGGGTAAATCGTTGAGAGGACGTTTCAGTAAAGCCATCATTGCTTGCGATCGCGCACTTGAAACCGCCACTCCACCTACAATACTATGCAGTAACCTAGCGATCGCATTTGTTGTTAACATATTGCGATTTTCTAGTAACTCTCCCGCAAACGCCCGTTCCCGTCCATAAGGCCCATCACCCCAAGTTTTTTGACAGACGTTAATCGTCTCCATTTCTTCCCAACCCAAAGATTGATAATAGCGGTTAACGATATTACGCTGATATTTCCAAGTTTCAAAGGGCCCGGTTGGTAATTCTGGCCCAGATGTAGTACCACTTAAAATATCCACAACCAAGCTGGTAGCATCGTTACTAGAATCGACAATCATATCCTGCAAGGCGCGTTCCAATTCCTTGGAAGTTTGACTCATGCCTTTTTCTAGCCATTCATTTACCGCCACCAGGTAAAATAGCTTGACTACACTAGCGGGATAAATCCGTTCAACACCGCGATAAGTAAAACCACGGACTGGATGATCCCAAAAAGCGTTGGGAGTCAGCGCCCCACCAGTATTTACTAGCACTGGTGGATCGTAAACAACCCAAGTCAAGGCAATTTGATTCCGGGCTAAAGTCGGAAATGCTGCCCAAGTTGCATCTAAAATGCCATTACCAATATTTTCGAGTTGTTCGTCTTTATTAAAAAAAATCATTCTCTAATAATGTCCTTTAATCTAAAATCCGAAATCCAAAATCCAAAATTAGGGGAGTATCAGTGTTTAACTGACCTAAATTTATATGATTCTCCTGAATGTACACGTTTAGCAACTCAATCTGCATCTGGGAGGCATTTGTGGGTAACATCAAATCGTCAAAATTTAGCGGTCGAGGTGTATTTGTGTGAAGATGACTATCCGGGATGGTTATCTCTTTCAGATTTTGATTCATTACAACCTGCTACTGTACCTTATCAGGCTGCAACATTTTCTGAATCTGAAATTAAGAAACTCCTCGCAGAGGTCATCGCCTTTACCCAAAAAGCGATGCAACAATCAAATTATTACCTTTGGGGTGGTACGGTTGGGCCAAATTATGACTGTTCTGGGTTGATGCAGGCGGCGTTTGCTTCAGTGGGTATTTGGCTACCTAGAGATGCCTATCAACAGGAAGAATTCACCCAACCAATTACGATTGCAGAACTAGCAGCCGGGGATCTGGTATTTTTTGGAACTAACCAAAAAGCAACCCATGTCGCACTTTATTTGGCCGATGGCTATTACATCCATAGTTCTGGTAAAGATCAGGGACGGGATGGAATTGGGATTGATATTCTCTCGGAACAGGGAGATGCTGTTAGTCTGTCGTATTATCAGCAGCTGCGAGGTGCTGGTAGAGTTTTTAAGAGTTACGAACCACAGAGACGCTGAGGACACAGGGGTATATGAGGAGTGGGAAGGTTTATCAAGGGTTGAGTGAGGAGAATGGGGCGATTTCGGCTATTGTCCCAGATGTTTCGGTGGTGGTGCCTATACATGATGAGGTGGAAAGTTTGCCGCTTTTACTAGAAGCGATCGCATCTACTTTATTTTCTAGTCAGGTAAATTATGAAATCATCTGTGTGGATGATGGTTCTACAGATGGTTCCGGGGATTTTCTGAAAAAAGAGGCGCAAAACCGCACTGATTTAAAGGCGGTGATTTTGCGTCGCAACTACGGACAAACTGCGGCGATGGCTGCTGGGTTTCATTATGCAGTGGGGAAAGCGATCGTTACCTTAGATGCCGATCTCCAGAATGACCCGGCTGATATCCCCATGTTATTAGCAAAGCTGGATGAAGGTTACGATTTGGTAAGTGGTTGGCGGCAAAAGCGCCAAGATGGTGCTGTAAATCGGTTACTTCCTTCCAAAATTGCCAACTGGCTAATTCGCCATACCACTAGCGTGAATATTCATGATTATGGCTGTTCGCTGAAAGCTTATCGTGCAGAACTGTTGGCAGATATGAACCTCTACGGCGAACTACACCGATTTTTACCCGCTTTGGCGTACATCGAAGGAGCTAGAATTACTGAAATACCCGTGCGTCATCACGCACGTCGTTTTGGTCGCAGTAAATATGGGATTTGGCGGACATTCCGGGTGTTGATGGATTTGTTAACCATTCTATTTATGAAAAAATTCCTCACCCGGCCGATGCACGTTTTTGGGCTTTTGGGCTTGATTTCAATGGTTTCCGGCACAGCGATCGGAATTTACTTGACTTTCGTCAAATTAGCTTTAGGTGAGATGATTGGCAATCGCCCCTTGCTAAGTTTAGCTGTTCTCCTGCTAGTAACTGGGGTGCAGTTATTTTGCTTCGGTCTTTTAGCAGAATTGCTCATGCGTACATACCATGAATCTCAAGGACGGCCTATCTATCGCGTGCGAGAAGTAGTAGCAAAAAATGTTAAGTAACGTAACAATAGTAATGATTAGTCATTAGTCATTGGTCATTGGTCATTAGTAAATAGTTAAGAGTAAATATTGGTTGACTCTAAACAAAGGACAAAGGACAAAGGACAAATGACAAATGACAAACAACTCATTAAATTGCATCTACCTTGAAAGCACTTAATACTTTTGACACCGAACTACGGCGCAACCTGCTGATTTTATTTACAGCAGGTTTATTATTCTGGTCGAGTTTGTCTTCGCTCTTACCAACCTTACCGCTTTACATCAATGATGTGGGCGCAAGCAAGCAAGAAATTGGGATTGTGATGGGCAGTTTTGCCATTGGGTTATTGCTATCTCGCCCGACGCTGGGACGGTTAGCCGATGAACGTGGTCGAAAAATTGTCTTGTTAATTGGTACGATAGTAGCTGCGATCACACCCTTTGGTTACTTGGCAACCCAATTAATTGGGCTGCTGATCCTGGTACGAATTTTTCATGGTATTAGCGTTGCTGCTTTTACAACTGGCTACAGTGCCTTAATCGCAGATTTAGCTCCCGCAAAAACTCGTGGCGAAATCATTGGTTACATGACCCTAGCAACTCCCCTTGGTTTAGCAATTGGCCCTGCCTTGGGTGGGTATTTAGAAGCTACAAGTGGTTACGGAATATTATTTCTGGTATCTGCGGAATTGGGTTTTTTCGCTCTCTTGGGAATTGTACAAGTCATGAATCCACCAGTGCAGACACAAGAGCAAACTGAGGCAGAGGATCGCAATTATTGGCAAATTTTGAACAGTCCACAGGTGAGAGTTCCAACTATAGTTATGTTGCTGGTTGGTTTGTCTATCGGTGCTGTACATACCTTTGTCTCGTTGTTTCTCAAATCCAGTCAGGTAGACTTCAATGGCGGACTGTTTTTTACAGCTTCGGCAATTTCTAGTTTTAGTATCAGGGTATTTGCTGGTAAGGCAAGCGATCGCTTTGGTCGTGGTTTATTTATCACCTTTGGTATTTTTTGTTATGTTTTAGCGTTAATACTGCTGTGGCAGGCTCACAGCTCGATGGTTTTCTTATTGGCTGCGCTCGCTGAAGGTGCTGGTAGTGGTACACTAATCTCGATGATGATTGTAATGATGACAGACCGTTCACTGCCAGAAGAACGGGGGCAAATTTTTGCTCTATGCATAGCTGGACTTGACCTGGGAATTGCGATCGCTGCTCCTCTTTTGGGCATCATCGCAGAACAAGTCGGCTACCGCGATATGTTTGGCTACGGTGCTGCGATCACTTCTGTTGCACTTGTCATCTTCGTCACCCAGTCGAGCAAAAACCTATCCAACTCCCTGCGCTTTGCACTAGGTCTAGCTCCAGATGCTTATGCCTTGAAAAACTTAAAAGTTAGGAGTGAAGAAATTTAATTCCTCACTCCTAACTTTTGACTCTTAGCCTGATAAAACGGGCGAGGAGGGATTCGAACCCCCGACACCGTGGTCCGTAGCCACGTGCTCTAGTCCACTGAGCTACACGCCCTCACCGACAATCTATATTAACACGTTCTAACTAAATGATGCAAGATAATTTTCTATCTAATTCTGCCAGCTTAACCCATCTAGATCAACACGGGCAGGCACAGATGGTAGATGTGTCTGATAAAGCACCCACCATCCGCCAAGCAGTAGCTACTGCCAATGTGCGAATGTTGCCAACAACCTTTGCTGCTATTCAAGCCGGAAATGTCCCAAAAGGCGATGTGTTGGCAACTGCAAGATTGGCTGGGATTATGGCAGCCAAGCAAACAGCCGCTTTAATTCCTCTATGTCATCCGTTGCCTTTGCAAAAAATAGCAGTCGAAATTATACCCGACCCGCAACTACCTGGTTATCAAATTCAAGCCACAGTCAAAACTAAAGCTGAAACTGGTGTAGAGATGGAAGCCTTAACTGCTGTTTCTGTGGCTGCGCTAACTTTATACGATATGGCAAAAGCCTTAGAAAAGTCGATTCAAATTGAATCGATTCGTTTAATAAGTAAGAGTGGCGGGAAATCAGGAGATTATTCCCCGCCAGAGCAAGAACCTAGATTATCTCACCTATAGTTTTGTTGAGATCGGCTGGGCTATCAAACTCCTCATCATCTGGCAGTTTCTCTAACAGAGAAATAATCTCCTTATCTGCCCCTTGCTTTTTAGCGTGCTTAATCAAGTCTTTCTTTCCAGCAGGGTAGTCAACACCTTTTAAGTGTTTTTGCATTTCAACTGGGTTTGCCTTAGCCATTTTTATCCACCTCTAAAGGTTCTTTCCATATTCACAAGTGGATATATTTGCTCCCTCTATCAAACAGATGAATCATTTTTAACTGAGATAAATTAAAAGGTCATCCACTAGGTTGATGAATTATGTTTGGGGAATGGGGAATGGGGAATTGGGAATGGGGACAAGGAGAATTGGGGACAAGGGGAAAGACTTGTTTCAAGTTCTCACCTCTTGCTCACTGTGCCCCCTGCCCCCTGCCCCTTCCGGTTGTAAGGGTCTAATAGCAACCACTGCCACAAAAACCTTAGAATAAATAGGGTGTATTTAAATCTGTAACAAATATTTATGCCTCCTCGTTGGCCTCGCAAACCCGATCGCAAAGACCCTGATTATCGTAAGATCGATGACCGGATGAATTTTGCCACCCATGTAGCAATCGCTGCTACGATTAACTCTGGCTTGTGGTTTTTCCACATTTTGAAAGGCACTACCTGGGAGTGGCTACCGTGGGTGACTTTAAGTTGGACAGGAATAGTGTTAGCGCATCTGATTTATATTAGTGCGATCGCTAACTACACCGAAACTCCACCCAAATCCACCTGAAGACGGACTACTAATGCTGGGGCGATTGTAACCTGTGGTAGTGGAATCAGCCTTTTAATTGAGTGATAATGTAAAAAAGCCTGAGATTTCGCGCTCTTTCTTAATTTAGGGTTATTTTTATGGCTAAGACTAACACCACAGAACTACTAGAAGCCCTAGCAGCTGAAATTGGCGAAAATGTCTACATAGACATTGCCAAATGGCATCTTTATTTATCTAATGCCAAACTGCATACTCTTGTTGCCGAACGACTGTATCCTTTAATTACTTCCAACAGCGTAAATGAAGACCAAGTTTTAAAAGTCTTGGAATCAATTTCAGTAAAAATTGGCGGCGGTAGAAGTGAAATTCGTTTAATCGATTTACTGCCAGTACAATGCCAGGTTACTTTAGTTGATATTTTGGAAAAATATCAACGCGAGTTCTAAGCGGTAAAACCAAGATTATCTTAGTTTGACAATTTTATTAATCAGCATTTCCTAATTCGATTTTATTTGCTGAATTAGGTAGGTGTTTGCTATATCTATTTTATAAAAATTAACTTTACAGATACACACAGATAAATCTCGTGTAATTTCTGTGTGGATTTTTGATAAAAATTTCCTTTAACAATTAAGGAATCTCCGCGTTCAAAATCAGTTTAGATTTGAGCGAGTTTATCTTAAAACTCGCTTTGAACTTTCATGCAAACTCACTGAGGCAATTTCTATGCTTTTACAAGTCAAAGATAGTGGCGAATTAGTCAAGATTGTTGAAATTCAGGAATTACTTGACCCGAATAATGATGTTGTTCGCGCAAAAGACCAAGAAGGTCAAGAAGAACAGCAAGCTGAAACTTTTAAAAAAGAAAATCTCGTTTTCCCTTCAGGTGAAGTTTTACCACGCTGTTGGTTAGATGCCGACTATAGACACGACAACGGTTAATGATTAATAGCTAAAAGCGCGGTTAAAAACCGCGTCTACACAAACAAAACCCACCTCCGTGGGTTTCATACCCTTAATTCTTTACTTAGTCTGGGTTCGCGTAGCGTCCCGCAGGAAAGGCGGACTTTGACTGCGTAGCCGCGATTTCCATTCGCTTGGGCTTATTATGTGCCAGATTATGAAGCAGCTTTTTCTTCTACTGTCACCGTTTCATTCTGCTGAGAATTAGGGAAAAATGTCTTAGCAATCCAGTAAGTCAAGATATGAGACAGTAATCCCATAGGGCCAGCAAACAAACACAGTGCAAGTGAGTGAATTGTCCAAATACCTGTTTTTTGCCCTTCCCAATAAATCCAACGACCGACGAATAAATCCATCACTAAAAAATGAATCCAACCCGTTGCAGCAGCCGTTTCATCTGCGAAAAATTTAGCAATATCAGCTAATTGAGGATTCGATAAAGCTTGGGCATTTTCTGGTGTAATACTGCTGATAAACAAATACAAATACGCTCCAGCCAACAGCACAAAGGGCAAATATGATGACATTATTTGCCGTGTAACTTTCCAGTTTGGCAATAAAATCATTAGCGCCCAAAATGGCAACACAAAAAGGTTGGCGAAGTTAAAAAGTTGAGAAATCGTCATAGTTTTGTAGAGTGAGGAATTTTCAGTTATTGTTTTGAATTAACTAATTATTTATAACTCGAAACCTTAGCATTATAGATCCCCGACTTCTTTGAGAAGTCGGGATCTAGGTATATTCACAAAGCTACAAGTTGCGATTCTATTTCTGAAGATTTCAAATCACGTCCGATGAAAACTAAGCGGGTTTGCCGTGCCTCTTCGGGTTTCCAGGGGCGATCGTAAAATTTATCAAATCGAGTTCCCACGCCTTGCATCACTAAACGCATCGATTTATTTTGTACTGCCACAAAGCCTTTAATTCGGTAAATTTCTTGTTGTTGTGCTAGTTTCTCCAACTGCTGTTGCAGCTTTTCTGGATCAAAGGTACGATCCAAAATTAAATTAGTTGAGGTAATTTCTTCGTCGTGATTGTGGTCTTCTTCCGTATCGTCATGACTCGGACGGCTATCTAAATTGTCTTCGACTGCGGCTTGGAATCCTAATAATATAGATGCGTCTAGCTGAGAACGGTCGCTCTCGACAATTTTCACCACTCTGGGCAACTCTTGCTTAATTAATTCTTCAACTCTGGCTTTTGTCTCAGCATCCACCAAGTCAATTTTATTCAATACCACCAAGTCTGCACAAGCAAGTTGGTCTTCAAATAGTTCTTGCAAAGGTGTTTCGTGTTCTAGATTATCATCTGCCTGTCGTTGGGCTGCGATCGCATCTGGATTGCTAGCAAATGTCCCCGCCCCTACCGCCGCACAATCTACCACGGTAATCACAGCATCTACAGTGGCGGCGTTGCGAATTTCTTGCCAGCGAAAAGCCTTCACCAATGGTTTT
This window contains:
- a CDS encoding metallophosphoesterase family protein; translated protein: MTSAPQLLTDPFLQLPTETSVQVVWFTEFAGVNHTVTYGENLKQTAKANTTKLNRTREDQQSRVGSQTKDGQVYQKPVQRDIWRHEAEVGGLTPGVRVNYRVTSVREDGESASSDVFTLAATPKPDTPLKILLTSDHQLKPMTAANLQKVVETVGRVDGVWFAGDLVNISDRASEWFDDNSGGALFPGLQGRATYEMTHNDIKTTYTGGQIIQHAPMFTCIGNHEVMGRFARMGSLDGEFDDTIPRTVAQKIYQDKSLIDNSFNTNTYEEIFSLPKSKEGGKRYYAVSFGDVRLVVLYATNMWRTPSLDGKRKGRYLEAEKDSNNPENWGYGQLIYEPIAQGSKQYNWLEAELNSPEFKQAKYKVVMFHHPPHTLGDNIVPAYTEPVQIIEREGNNIKAVRYEYSKDADYIIRDVVPLLEAANVQLVFYGHSHLWNRFVSPSGMHFLETSNVGNTYGAAWGDRKREVPIGYQEDYVKVGDPNGLEPIVPTISPLLGEDGKPMPYISSNNITVFSIFDTGAGTISSYRFDTRKPDSEVVKFDEFKLKYSNPI
- a CDS encoding glycoside hydrolase family 10 protein; this encodes MKRFIKWCVDHSWWNIRQSRKSGLFAVIVTLSVVATVMLSFPLNAQINLPPKLASELRGVWLTNIDSDVLFERDRLKGSLQRLDELNFNTIYPAVWNWGYTLYPSKVAQKVIGRSLDPTPGLQGRDILKEIVDVGHQKGLTVIPWFEFGFMAPADSLLAKNRPQWLTSRSDGTRIVQEGTHNRVWLNPFRPEVQQFIQDLIVEIVRNYNIDGIQFDDHFGLPSELGYDAYTVALYKKEHRGKAPSKNFRDPEWVRWRANKITEFMKRVFKTIKATKKDCLVSIAPNPQRFSYEFFLADWQKWERLGIVEDLVLQIYRDDLNVFVNELEYPEVKAAKRHIPVSVGILAGLKNRSVPMQQIQTQVQKIRDRNFAGVSFFFYESLWNMGKEKPQERQTGFQKVFPTPVAYPNLLAGWKPFS
- a CDS encoding glycosyltransferase family 2 protein; protein product: MRSGKVYQGLSEENGAISAIVPDVSVVVPIHDEVESLPLLLEAIASTLFSSQVNYEIICVDDGSTDGSGDFLKKEAQNRTDLKAVILRRNYGQTAAMAAGFHYAVGKAIVTLDADLQNDPADIPMLLAKLDEGYDLVSGWRQKRQDGAVNRLLPSKIANWLIRHTTSVNIHDYGCSLKAYRAELLADMNLYGELHRFLPALAYIEGARITEIPVRHHARRFGRSKYGIWRTFRVLMDLLTILFMKKFLTRPMHVFGLLGLISMVSGTAIGIYLTFVKLALGEMIGNRPLLSLAVLLLVTGVQLFCFGLLAELLMRTYHESQGRPIYRVREVVAKNVK
- the moaC gene encoding cyclic pyranopterin monophosphate synthase MoaC translates to MQDNFLSNSASLTHLDQHGQAQMVDVSDKAPTIRQAVATANVRMLPTTFAAIQAGNVPKGDVLATARLAGIMAAKQTAALIPLCHPLPLQKIAVEIIPDPQLPGYQIQATVKTKAETGVEMEALTAVSVAALTLYDMAKALEKSIQIESIRLISKSGGKSGDYSPPEQEPRLSHL
- a CDS encoding DUF2795 domain-containing protein, giving the protein MAKANPVEMQKHLKGVDYPAGKKDLIKHAKKQGADKEIISLLEKLPDDEEFDSPADLNKTIGEII
- a CDS encoding C40 family peptidase, which codes for MSFNLKSEIQNPKLGEYQCLTDLNLYDSPECTRLATQSASGRHLWVTSNRQNLAVEVYLCEDDYPGWLSLSDFDSLQPATVPYQAATFSESEIKKLLAEVIAFTQKAMQQSNYYLWGGTVGPNYDCSGLMQAAFASVGIWLPRDAYQQEEFTQPITIAELAAGDLVFFGTNQKATHVALYLADGYYIHSSGKDQGRDGIGIDILSEQGDAVSLSYYQQLRGAGRVFKSYEPQRR
- a CDS encoding MFS transporter; the encoded protein is MKALNTFDTELRRNLLILFTAGLLFWSSLSSLLPTLPLYINDVGASKQEIGIVMGSFAIGLLLSRPTLGRLADERGRKIVLLIGTIVAAITPFGYLATQLIGLLILVRIFHGISVAAFTTGYSALIADLAPAKTRGEIIGYMTLATPLGLAIGPALGGYLEATSGYGILFLVSAELGFFALLGIVQVMNPPVQTQEQTEAEDRNYWQILNSPQVRVPTIVMLLVGLSIGAVHTFVSLFLKSSQVDFNGGLFFTASAISSFSIRVFAGKASDRFGRGLFITFGIFCYVLALILLWQAHSSMVFLLAALAEGAGSGTLISMMIVMMTDRSLPEERGQIFALCIAGLDLGIAIAAPLLGIIAEQVGYRDMFGYGAAITSVALVIFVTQSSKNLSNSLRFALGLAPDAYALKNLKVRSEEI
- a CDS encoding serine hydrolase, whose amino-acid sequence is MIFFNKDEQLENIGNGILDATWAAFPTLARNQIALTWVVYDPPVLVNTGGALTPNAFWDHPVRGFTYRGVERIYPASVVKLFYLVAVNEWLEKGMSQTSKELERALQDMIVDSSNDATSLVVDILSGTTSGPELPTGPFETWKYQRNIVNRYYQSLGWEEMETINVCQKTWGDGPYGRERAFAGELLENRNMLTTNAIARLLHSIVGGVAVSSARSQAMMALLKRPLNDLPTDTEENQVTGFLGGGLPKNAQIWSKAGWTSQVRHDAAYIELPEQRPYLLVVFTEGKVQAKSQAILPFVSGLFADAISSL